The proteins below are encoded in one region of Sminthopsis crassicaudata isolate SCR6 chromosome 1, ASM4859323v1, whole genome shotgun sequence:
- the LOC141541834 gene encoding olfactory receptor 14A16-like codes for MANVTMVTEFILMGFSEVWELQILYAVLFLLIYLGALLGNLLIISLTTFDDQLHTPMYFFLKHLSFLDLCYISVTVPKFISNTLANSHTISFLGCIMQVFLVVFLASTELALLTGMSYDRFVAICHPLHYAIIMKRRTCVKIAASSWLSGGLSGLLHTASSFSLPFCDSTKIHQFFCEIPQILRLSCSDDYSAEFGALAVTSSLSFVCFFFIAISYIHILSKVLKIPSGEGRSKAFSTCMPHLIVVTIFLHSAAVAYLKPTSAYPSFVDLMVSVFYTILPPTLNPIIYSLRNKDIKAALRKLVRSL; via the coding sequence ATGGCCAATGTTACTATGGTGACTGAATTCATCCTCATGGGGTTCTCTGAGGTCTGGGAGCTGCAGATATTATATGCTGTGCTATTCCTATTAATTTATCTGGGAGCTCTGCTGGgaaatctgctcatcatttcccttaCCACTTTTGATGATCAGCTCCACACCCCcatgtatttttttctgaagcatttGTCCTTTTTAGATCTCTGCTACATTTCTGTCACTGTTCCCAAATTCATCAGCAATACTCTGGCCAATAGCCACACCATCTCTTTCCTAGGATGCATCATGCAAGTGTTTTTAGTGGTTTTCTTAGCCTCTACAGAATTAGCCTTGCTCACAGGGATGTCCTATGACCGTTTTGTGGCTATATGCCATCCCTTGCATTATGCAATCATCATGAAGAGAAGGACCTGTGTAAAGATAGCAGCTTCCTCATGGCTCAGCGGAGGACTTTCAGGTCTCCTGCACACAGCCAGCagcttttctttgcctttctgtGATTCTACCAAGATTCATCAGTTCTTTTGTGAGATTCCCCAAATTCTCAGACTTTCCTGCTCAGATGATTACTCAGCTGAATTTGGAGCCCTTGCTGTCACTTCTTCTTTGAgttttgtctgtttcttcttcaTTGCCATCTCCTACATCCATATATTATCAAAAGTTCTGAAGATCCCCTCTGGAGAAGGCCGATCTAAAGCTTTCTCCACTTGCATGCCTCATCTAATTGTTGTCACTATCTTTCTTCATAGTGCAGCAGTTGCCTACCTAAAACCAACCTCAGCCTATCCTTCTTTTGTGGACTTAATGGTGTCTGTCTTCTATACTATCCTGCCTCCTACTCTTAATCCCATTATCTACAGTCTGAGGAACAAGGACATTAAAGCTGCTCTGAGAAAGCTGGTGAGATCACTTTAA